In Populus trichocarpa isolate Nisqually-1 chromosome 16, P.trichocarpa_v4.1, whole genome shotgun sequence, a genomic segment contains:
- the LOC7468821 gene encoding transcriptional regulator TAC1 has protein sequence MDISLTTTGKSDQKACSSDDLQGSSHVRSYTCSFCKRGFTNAQALGGHMNIHRRDRAKLKQALDENFLSLNITKSTEETSSAPETPCAPSIEDDCATPRNKASEEFQQLPFIVDAKVGTDGSEENKMEFNQATSQAGLDLELRLGSEPHESSTRSSTRKFS, from the coding sequence ATGGATATTAGTCTCACGACCACCGGAAAGTCCGACCAGAAGGCATGCAGTTCAGATGACCTGCAGGGTTCAAGTCATGTAAGGTCTTATACTTGTTCTTTCTGCAAGAGAGGCTTCACAAATGCACAAGCATTAGGAGGCCACATGAATATCCATAGAAGAGATAGGGCAAAACTCAAACAAGCTTTGGACGaaaactttctttctttgaacaTCACAAAGTCGACTGAGGAAACAAGCAGTGCGCCTGAAACCCCATGTGCTCCATCTATTGAAGATGATTGTGCTACTCCTAGAAATAAGGCTAGCGAAGAATTTCAGCAGCTACCCTTTATCGTTGATGCGAAGGTAGGCACTGATGGCAGTGAAGAAAACAAGATGGAGTTCAATCAAGCTACCTCGCAAGCAGGATTGGACCTTGAACTTCGATTAGGGTCCGAGCCACACGAATCATCTACAAGATCGAGTACCAGAAAGTTCTCTTGA